The following proteins are encoded in a genomic region of Desulfurispora thermophila DSM 16022:
- a CDS encoding MFS transporter, with the protein MRFLAGRLSDRWKRTLIIIPSLFLLAVGLGMLALTSSIYQLALSAVLFGMGYALVYPNLNAWVVEHVPAPTRGASLGIFSASTDLGAFLGPLFMGLLVDQLGYQQTYLLATTIPLTGLLIFWFTLGQVDK; encoded by the coding sequence ATGCGTTTTCTGGCCGGTAGGCTCAGCGATCGCTGGAAACGCACATTAATCATAATACCATCCCTGTTTTTGCTGGCTGTCGGTTTGGGCATGTTGGCCTTAACTTCCAGCATATATCAACTGGCACTATCAGCGGTCTTGTTCGGAATGGGTTATGCACTGGTCTATCCCAACCTCAATGCCTGGGTGGTGGAACATGTTCCAGCCCCTACTCGGGGAGCATCTTTGGGTATTTTTAGTGCATCCACCGACCTGGGTGCCTTTTTAGGCCCTCTCTTCATGGGACTGCTGGTCGACCAACTGGGCTACCAGCAAACTTACTTGCTGGCGACCACCATTCCCCTCACCGGTTTGCTGATTTTTTGGTTTACATTGGGACAAGTAGATAAGTAA
- a CDS encoding electron transfer flavoprotein subunit alpha/FixB family protein translates to MSIWVYIEHFQGQPVPVALELLGRAATLAAIIKQQATAVVLGEMPRAKLELLWGYGAHRIIYLPAAELHAYNSDVQPVILTDLARQYKPLAIICGATSTGRALAPAVAARLQTGCAADCSQLEIDPQGNLLQTVPAFNGSIMAQIITPRHRPQIATVRPGVYPIPPCKPRQGELEVISYPLPAPRLTVDYRSLKSLSDSLVVPIHEAQVVVGGGAGVKDLSGWQMLHQLAAQLGGAVGGTRPAADEGFIPSSHMIGQSGITIRPRLYIAVGISGEMQHIVGIKDAGCIVAINNDPAAPIFRFADYNIIADYREFIPAWLEQLQKTV, encoded by the coding sequence ATGAGCATATGGGTGTATATTGAACATTTTCAGGGGCAGCCGGTTCCAGTCGCTTTGGAATTGCTGGGACGAGCTGCCACGCTTGCCGCCATCATAAAACAACAGGCCACCGCTGTAGTGCTGGGGGAAATGCCCCGTGCAAAATTAGAGCTACTCTGGGGCTACGGAGCCCACCGCATCATATATTTGCCGGCAGCCGAACTGCATGCTTACAACAGCGATGTGCAACCTGTAATTCTCACCGATCTGGCCCGGCAATATAAACCGCTGGCCATTATTTGCGGGGCTACCAGCACCGGCCGCGCTCTCGCTCCGGCTGTGGCAGCCAGACTGCAGACTGGCTGTGCAGCCGATTGCAGTCAACTGGAAATTGACCCGCAGGGTAACTTGCTGCAGACCGTACCGGCATTTAACGGCAGTATTATGGCCCAAATCATCACTCCCCGGCACCGGCCGCAGATAGCAACCGTCAGGCCGGGGGTTTACCCGATACCCCCCTGTAAGCCACGCCAGGGTGAACTGGAAGTAATATCTTACCCCTTACCGGCCCCCCGCCTGACAGTTGACTACCGGTCCCTGAAAAGCCTAAGTGATTCCCTGGTAGTTCCGATTCATGAGGCCCAGGTAGTGGTGGGAGGCGGAGCAGGGGTAAAGGACCTTTCCGGCTGGCAAATGCTCCACCAGTTGGCAGCACAGCTGGGTGGTGCAGTTGGTGGGACAAGACCTGCTGCCGACGAAGGTTTCATCCCGTCCAGCCATATGATTGGTCAGAGCGGCATCACTATTCGTCCTCGCCTTTATATTGCTGTGGGTATTTCGGGAGAAATGCAACACATTGTGGGCATCAAGGATGCAGGCTGCATTGTTGCTATTAACAATGACCCAGCAGCACCAATCTTTCGCTTTGCTGACTATAACATTATTGCCGACTACCGGGAATTCATCCCCGCCTGGCTGGAACAACTGCAAAAAACAGTATGA
- a CDS encoding MFS transporter has translation MRVAERKNSSDETYISKNFLLGFGANFLFFGTNLYLIPVLPLYLHHLGKNSAAIGLIIGSFSFTAILLRPQVGRLSDFVTKRSLMLWGTIIFILVPPLYLCTKSTLLLTFIRLFHGAGLALFAAASAALVPDIVPATRLGEATGVYVTSVSIASGLAPLLGNYMVLHTSYATQLLLPCIFSVLAALLVFKIKESPPLDNKSPISLWQAGQNVHVIVPSLTFATCTFSLGTITAFLPLFLKEHGIDNSGIFLFSTP, from the coding sequence ATGCGAGTGGCAGAGAGAAAAAACAGTAGTGATGAGACATATATTTCCAAAAACTTTTTGCTGGGTTTCGGTGCTAATTTTTTATTTTTTGGCACCAATTTATATCTCATTCCCGTGCTCCCCCTTTATTTACACCACCTGGGTAAAAACTCAGCTGCAATCGGCTTGATTATCGGTTCCTTTTCTTTCACAGCCATTCTACTACGTCCCCAGGTAGGGCGGCTGTCCGACTTTGTCACCAAGCGTTCCCTAATGCTGTGGGGTACAATTATTTTTATACTCGTACCTCCTCTATATCTGTGCACCAAGTCCACGCTATTGCTCACATTCATCCGGCTTTTTCATGGCGCCGGTCTGGCCCTTTTTGCCGCCGCCTCCGCCGCCCTGGTACCTGACATAGTTCCGGCAACCAGGCTGGGAGAAGCAACCGGCGTCTACGTTACATCTGTTAGTATCGCCAGCGGTCTGGCCCCCCTGCTGGGCAATTACATGGTGCTGCACACAAGCTATGCCACCCAGCTGCTTTTGCCCTGCATTTTTAGTGTCCTGGCCGCCTTGCTCGTTTTTAAAATTAAAGAATCTCCTCCATTAGACAACAAATCACCCATCAGTCTCTGGCAGGCCGGGCAAAACGTCCATGTGATCGTCCCTTCCTTAACCTTTGCTACCTGCACTTTCAGCCTGGGAACCATTACAGCATTCCTGCCGTTATTTTTGAAAGAACACGGTATAGATAACAGCGGCATTTTTTTATTTTCTACTCCATGA
- a CDS encoding acetate--CoA ligase family protein, which translates to MSDQEIFHLFFHPQSIALIGVSTRTGPASFNIMELIINSGYPARLYPVNPRGGEILGQRVYTSVLELPDIPDLAVISTPRTAVPHVLAQCAQKGIKAAVIITQGFSDADDQAGHDMHRQIVDIVRNTGIRVIGPNTLGVVNNYDHFRTSFVNFQAGCQDVGIICQSGIFLAASEDFSRGVGLGADIGNTADVDFADLLQYLTNHEQIKVINLHMEGLKNGRHFLDTARQATSKKPVIVFKTGRSEQGARAAASHSGSMTGEDIVFSAAFNQCGIIRVDNASLMGDLNKTFLTYKSIPGQRAAIVTVSGGAGIAAVDACSKYGLEVATFNPDTMQKLQALYPDWMRPGNPADIWPAGMSRGYWDVTRQALDVILSDPAVDMLLMITPAYLHPDQDPMNISSIFKEVAACYPEKPLAVWIFGPYRDDYRRVIEEAGSVVAYDCPEKAAFCLKQLYCYHHKVKGKVFTRPVPPDGLDKAMVRQILTNTRQKVLNEEALEILSAYQIPVVGHALAENAAKACRLADELGYPLVLKIASPDITHKSDVGGVILNIKDQHELVAAYDRLMQNMQKQHPAARINGVLLQPFVSGGQEVIMGGKTDPQFGPVVIFGLGGIFTEAIRDIACRVAPISPEDAMEMIREIKSYSILSGLRGHKSADIEALAECLHRLSFLLYHNPEIMEVDLNPVLAGPKGCLALDARIVLE; encoded by the coding sequence ATGTCTGACCAGGAAATCTTTCATCTTTTCTTTCATCCCCAATCCATCGCCTTAATCGGCGTAAGTACCCGGACAGGCCCTGCTTCTTTCAACATTATGGAGCTGATAATCAATAGTGGTTACCCGGCCCGGCTCTACCCGGTCAACCCGCGGGGCGGCGAGATCCTGGGCCAAAGAGTCTATACATCCGTCCTGGAATTACCCGATATTCCTGATCTTGCAGTCATCTCCACCCCCCGTACTGCAGTACCTCACGTCCTTGCGCAGTGTGCCCAAAAAGGCATCAAGGCAGCTGTCATTATTACGCAGGGTTTCTCCGACGCTGATGATCAGGCTGGTCATGATATGCACAGGCAAATTGTTGATATAGTTAGAAATACCGGCATCAGGGTAATTGGTCCCAATACACTGGGAGTAGTCAACAATTATGATCATTTCCGCACGTCCTTTGTAAATTTTCAGGCCGGTTGCCAGGACGTGGGGATTATCTGTCAATCAGGCATTTTCCTGGCCGCATCAGAAGACTTCAGCCGTGGCGTAGGTCTGGGGGCAGATATAGGTAACACTGCCGATGTTGATTTTGCCGACCTGCTGCAATATTTGACCAACCACGAGCAAATCAAGGTCATCAACCTGCATATGGAAGGATTAAAAAATGGTCGCCATTTTCTAGATACAGCGCGTCAGGCAACCAGCAAAAAGCCCGTCATTGTTTTCAAAACCGGCCGCAGCGAACAAGGCGCCCGGGCGGCTGCTTCCCACAGCGGCTCCATGACCGGCGAAGATATTGTTTTTTCCGCTGCCTTCAACCAGTGCGGCATCATTCGTGTAGACAACGCCTCACTCATGGGTGATTTAAATAAAACATTCCTTACATACAAATCAATACCCGGCCAGAGAGCGGCTATAGTAACCGTGAGCGGTGGTGCGGGGATTGCCGCGGTTGATGCCTGCAGTAAATATGGCCTGGAGGTGGCTACTTTCAACCCGGATACCATGCAAAAACTGCAAGCGCTCTATCCGGATTGGATGCGCCCCGGCAACCCGGCCGATATCTGGCCGGCCGGCATGTCCCGCGGCTACTGGGATGTTACCAGGCAAGCGCTGGATGTTATTTTATCCGACCCCGCTGTAGATATGTTGCTCATGATCACTCCCGCTTACCTGCATCCCGATCAGGATCCCATGAATATCTCCAGCATATTTAAGGAAGTAGCAGCCTGTTACCCGGAAAAGCCATTGGCTGTTTGGATTTTCGGCCCCTACCGGGACGACTACCGGCGAGTGATCGAGGAGGCAGGTTCTGTAGTTGCCTACGACTGCCCGGAAAAGGCTGCATTTTGCTTGAAACAACTTTATTGCTACCACCACAAAGTTAAAGGCAAGGTTTTTACACGGCCCGTTCCACCGGACGGTTTGGATAAAGCCATGGTGCGTCAGATATTGACCAACACCCGGCAAAAAGTACTCAATGAAGAAGCACTGGAGATACTTAGCGCTTACCAGATCCCGGTTGTCGGTCACGCTCTGGCCGAAAACGCGGCTAAAGCCTGCCGGCTGGCTGATGAGCTGGGATACCCCCTGGTCTTGAAAATCGCCAGCCCGGATATCACCCATAAATCGGACGTCGGTGGCGTAATTTTAAATATCAAAGACCAGCATGAGCTTGTTGCTGCTTATGATCGCCTCATGCAAAACATGCAAAAACAACATCCCGCCGCTCGCATCAATGGCGTATTGCTGCAACCTTTCGTCAGTGGCGGTCAGGAAGTAATCATGGGTGGCAAAACCGACCCGCAGTTTGGTCCGGTAGTTATCTTTGGCCTGGGTGGCATATTTACTGAAGCGATCAGAGACATTGCCTGTCGCGTCGCGCCCATCAGTCCCGAAGACGCCATGGAGATGATCAGAGAGATTAAATCTTACTCCATATTATCCGGTCTGCGGGGCCATAAGTCAGCAGATATAGAAGCCCTTGCAGAATGCTTGCATCGGTTGAGCTTCTTGTTATATCATAATCCTGAGATTATGGAAGTGGACTTAAATCCTGTTTTAGCAGGTCCAAAGGGCTGTCTGGCCCTGGATGCCAGGATTGTTCTGGAATAA
- a CDS encoding acyl-CoA dehydrogenase family protein has product MDFAFTNEQELLRNAVRELSEQYIAPRVNEMEETDQVPLDLLKHMAAQGFLGVTVPPDLGGTGLGHVARMIMLEEVARVSPALSMSLQCLHFGVAAIAESGNQKLIDQYIKPLLQGEIFAAAGITEASGGSDPSAGTTTALEKDNGFILNGRKVFITNSHISDTAMIVAKTADEPKKEFTAFWVDKKYGGFRPGRAEKKIGFHGCVTGELILEDCFVPAENILGARGQGLAYALKGISDYGRTGIVGVALGIMQACLEKAIKFAGERVLYGKPISNLPSIHFKIAEMHADLAASRLLAYQACWLLDNKQRADLAIATAKFYCTEAALRVSRKAMDIMGGYGCMVEYGVERYLRDAQLLVPADGTNDIMRVVVGKTLTAPPKKK; this is encoded by the coding sequence ATGGACTTTGCTTTTACCAATGAACAGGAACTGCTGCGCAATGCCGTCAGGGAGCTATCCGAGCAGTACATTGCTCCCCGGGTAAATGAGATGGAAGAAACCGACCAAGTACCGCTGGATTTACTCAAGCATATGGCCGCACAGGGGTTCCTGGGTGTCACTGTACCACCGGACCTGGGCGGCACAGGACTTGGCCATGTTGCCCGCATGATCATGCTGGAAGAAGTAGCGCGCGTTTCTCCCGCCCTATCCATGTCACTGCAATGCCTGCATTTTGGCGTGGCGGCCATTGCTGAATCGGGGAACCAGAAACTAATTGACCAGTATATCAAGCCCTTGTTACAGGGAGAGATATTTGCGGCCGCCGGTATCACCGAAGCTTCCGGCGGCTCTGATCCATCGGCCGGAACAACCACCGCCCTGGAAAAAGATAACGGCTTTATCTTGAACGGTCGCAAAGTATTCATCACCAACTCCCATATCTCGGACACAGCCATGATCGTCGCCAAAACAGCCGATGAGCCCAAAAAAGAGTTCACTGCCTTCTGGGTGGATAAAAAATACGGAGGTTTCCGACCCGGCCGGGCCGAAAAGAAAATAGGTTTTCACGGCTGCGTGACCGGCGAGCTGATCTTGGAAGACTGCTTTGTTCCGGCCGAGAACATCCTGGGCGCCCGGGGGCAGGGGCTGGCCTATGCCCTCAAAGGCATTTCTGACTACGGTCGCACTGGCATTGTGGGCGTAGCTCTGGGTATCATGCAGGCTTGCCTGGAAAAGGCGATTAAATTTGCCGGTGAGCGGGTGTTGTACGGCAAGCCCATTAGCAATTTGCCCAGCATTCACTTTAAAATTGCCGAGATGCATGCCGATCTGGCCGCCAGCCGCCTTCTGGCATACCAGGCCTGCTGGCTGTTGGACAACAAACAACGTGCCGACCTGGCCATAGCCACAGCAAAGTTCTACTGTACAGAAGCCGCCCTGCGGGTAAGCCGTAAAGCAATGGATATTATGGGCGGGTATGGCTGCATGGTGGAGTACGGGGTGGAAAGGTATCTGCGGGACGCCCAATTGCTCGTACCTGCCGACGGAACCAATGACATTATGCGAGTGGTGGTTGGTAAAACACTCACCGCTCCCCCCAAAAAGAAATAA
- a CDS encoding electron transfer flavoprotein subunit beta/FixA family protein: protein MTMHIVVCMKAVPDPAHWSQIEIDEEKGILKRQECPLVINPLDRHALELALQIKEKTPATISVVSMGPYPVQSNLQQFLALGADQAYLLSDYNFAGADTLATARTLAAAIQQYMSPYSYILCGAWSLDGNTAQVGPQLATLLDIPHITEARQITIGQDGMLIIETKYDYYCNTYHVDCPVLITVTAEINKPRSASLMGILAARNKQCTVLDAAALNLPREQIGLAGSPTRPHRLFTPHYERRQQYLSGSLQEAASALTSRLQSEGWLKR from the coding sequence ATGACCATGCACATAGTTGTTTGTATGAAAGCCGTCCCAGACCCGGCACACTGGTCACAAATAGAAATTGACGAGGAGAAAGGCATTCTAAAGCGCCAGGAGTGTCCGCTGGTCATCAACCCGCTGGACAGGCATGCCCTGGAACTGGCACTGCAAATCAAGGAAAAAACCCCGGCCACCATCAGCGTTGTTTCCATGGGACCATATCCGGTGCAGAGCAACCTGCAGCAATTCCTGGCCCTGGGCGCCGATCAGGCCTATCTGCTCAGTGATTACAACTTTGCCGGTGCCGACACTCTGGCTACGGCTCGTACCCTGGCCGCTGCCATCCAACAATACATGTCCCCCTACAGCTATATTTTATGTGGTGCCTGGAGTTTGGATGGAAATACAGCCCAGGTCGGCCCACAACTGGCAACTTTGCTGGACATACCCCATATCACGGAAGCGCGCCAGATAACCATAGGCCAGGACGGCATGTTGATCATCGAAACAAAGTATGATTATTATTGCAACACCTATCATGTGGACTGTCCCGTTCTGATCACCGTGACGGCCGAAATTAATAAACCGCGCTCCGCATCTTTGATGGGCATTCTGGCCGCTCGCAACAAACAGTGCACTGTGCTGGATGCGGCAGCATTAAATCTGCCCCGGGAACAAATCGGTCTTGCCGGGTCCCCCACCCGTCCGCACCGGCTATTTACGCCCCACTACGAACGCAGACAACAGTACCTTTCCGGTTCGTTACAGGAGGCAGCCAGCGCTCTGACCAGCAGACTGCAAAGCGAAGGGTGGCTGAAGAGATGA
- the asnS gene encoding asparagine--tRNA ligase: MGQHVLIKDLLAHAGEEVTVKGWLYNQRTSGKIKFLIVRDGTGLVQCVLNKKEHPTLFNLAEETSQESAVIVTGKVHPEHRAPGGAELHLTGLEVVSLAQPYPISLKEHGVDFLIDRRHLWIRTPRQAAILRIRSSVEMACREFLHDRGFVLADAPIITPAACEGTTTLFEIDYHGDKAYLSQSGQLYNEATAMALGRVYCFGPTFRAEKSKTRRHLMEFWMLEVEAAYFDFEDNLKLQEELVYHLVQTVLNRHRSDLQLLGRDISKLEAVTLPFPRLSYNDAVNLLKEKGFEFNPGDDFGAPHETAISEQFTSPVFVHRFPTSIKAFYMQPDPQNPDVVLGADLLAPEGYGEIIGGGQRIDSLELIEERIKEHNLPRESFEWYLDLRRYGTVPHSGFGLGLERTLAWLCGLEHVRESIPFPRMLYRIYP, from the coding sequence ATGGGGCAGCACGTGCTGATTAAAGACCTGCTTGCACATGCCGGGGAAGAAGTAACCGTGAAAGGATGGTTATATAATCAGCGTACTTCGGGTAAAATTAAATTCTTGATTGTGCGCGATGGCACTGGTTTAGTTCAGTGTGTTCTCAACAAAAAGGAACACCCCACCCTGTTTAACCTGGCGGAGGAAACCAGTCAGGAGTCCGCTGTCATAGTTACCGGCAAAGTACACCCTGAACACAGGGCCCCGGGAGGGGCAGAATTACATTTGACCGGTTTAGAAGTTGTATCTCTAGCTCAACCTTATCCGATCAGCCTTAAAGAACATGGAGTGGATTTTTTAATTGATCGCAGACACCTGTGGATACGCACTCCGCGTCAGGCAGCCATTCTTCGCATCCGCAGCAGTGTGGAGATGGCTTGCCGGGAGTTTTTGCACGATCGCGGGTTTGTGCTGGCTGACGCCCCCATTATTACCCCGGCAGCTTGTGAAGGCACCACCACTTTATTTGAAATAGATTACCATGGCGATAAAGCCTACTTATCCCAAAGCGGCCAGTTATACAACGAGGCCACAGCCATGGCTCTGGGCCGGGTCTACTGTTTCGGCCCCACCTTCCGGGCGGAAAAATCCAAGACCAGACGCCATCTCATGGAGTTCTGGATGCTGGAAGTGGAGGCGGCATACTTTGATTTTGAAGATAATCTGAAACTGCAAGAAGAGCTGGTTTACCACCTGGTACAAACTGTGCTGAATAGGCACCGCTCCGATTTGCAGTTGCTGGGAAGAGACATCAGCAAGCTGGAAGCTGTAACCCTCCCCTTCCCGCGCCTGAGTTACAATGATGCTGTTAATTTGCTGAAAGAAAAAGGCTTTGAATTTAATCCGGGTGATGATTTCGGAGCACCACATGAAACCGCCATTTCGGAGCAGTTTACTTCACCGGTGTTTGTGCACCGTTTTCCCACCTCCATTAAAGCCTTTTACATGCAACCCGATCCGCAAAATCCGGATGTGGTCCTGGGAGCCGATCTGCTGGCACCCGAGGGTTACGGCGAAATCATCGGCGGTGGTCAACGCATAGACAGTCTGGAGCTAATTGAAGAAAGGATAAAGGAGCACAACTTGCCCCGCGAATCTTTTGAATGGTACCTGGACCTGCGGCGATACGGCACCGTACCCCATTCGGGCTTTGGCCTGGGACTGGAGCGCACTTTAGCCTGGTTGTGTGGTCTGGAACACGTGCGGGAAAGCATCCCCTTCCCGCGGATGCTCTACAGGATTTACCCATAA